One part of the Arvicanthis niloticus isolate mArvNil1 chromosome 15, mArvNil1.pat.X, whole genome shotgun sequence genome encodes these proteins:
- the LOC117720862 gene encoding olfactory receptor-like protein OLF3: MILKLRSVSRQHGLKNTSSAVKFMGQEFVNHTWVNEFILLGLSSDQNTQVFLFILILVMYIITVVGNSLILLLIRLDSRLHTPMYFFLSVLSIVDLCYGNSIAPQMLAHLVSSPKLIPFHSCVLQLYVSLALGGSEFFLLGAMSYDRYVAVCHPLHYTVIMDEGLCLGLAASCLVAGFLNSLMETVITFRLPLCHNVINHFACETLAVLRLACVDISFNKVMVAISGFLVIMLPCCLVLFSYTRIVIAILHIRSTQGRHKAFGTCASHLTVVCMCFGATIFTYLGPRSASSEDKEKMVALFYAVVAPMLNPVIYSLRNKEVMAAFRKLVEKLR; this comes from the coding sequence ATGATCTTGAAACTCAGAAGTGTCAGCCGGCAGCATGGTTTGAAAAATACCAGTTCAGCTGTGAAATTCATGGGCCAGGAATTTGTGAATCACACATGGGTGAATGAGTTCATTCTCTTGGGCCTTTCCAGTGACCAGAACACTCAGGTCTTTCTTTTTATCCTGATCCTTGTCATGTACATCATTACTGTTGTGGGGAATTCTCTGATTCTTCTCCTCATCAGACTAGACAGCAGGCTTCATACTCCCATGTATTTCTTCCTTAGTGTTCTGTCCATAGTGGATCTTTGCTATGGGAATAGTATTGCCCCACAAATGTTGGCTCACTTGGTTTCATCCCCAAAGCTCATCCCTTTCCACAGCTGTGTGCTCCAGCTCTATGTCTCCTTGGCCTTGGGTGGTTCTGAATTCTTCCTTCTGGGAGCTAtgtcctatgaccgctatgtggcagTATGCCATCCACTGCACTACACTGTCATCATGGATGAAGGACTGTGCCTGGGGTTGGCTGCCAGTTGCTTGGTGGCTGGTTTCTTGAATTCGCTGATGGAGACAGTAATCACTTTCCGTCTTCCTCTGTGTCACAATGTCATTAATCACTTTGCCTGTGAGACCCTTGCAGTGCTTCGGCTAGCCTGTGTAGACATCTCTTTCAACAAGGTCATGGTGGCCATTTCAGGATTTCTGGTAATCATGCTTCCCTGTTGCCTGGTTCTATTCTCTTATACTCGGATAGTCATTGCCATTCTGCACATTCGCTCTACTCAGGGACGTCACAAGGCCTTTGGGACTTGTGCCTCTCACCTCActgtggtttgtatgtgctttgGGGCTACAATCTTTACTTACCTAGGGCCACGTTCTGCCTcgtctgaggacaaagagaagatgGTTGCTCTGTTCTATGCTGTGGTGGCACCCATGTTGAACCCCGTGATCTACAGCTTAAGGAATAAAGAAGTTATGGCTGCTTTTAGGAAACTTGTTGAAAAATTAAGGTAA